One stretch of Paramormyrops kingsleyae isolate MSU_618 chromosome 4, PKINGS_0.4, whole genome shotgun sequence DNA includes these proteins:
- the LOC111838702 gene encoding cadherin-12-like isoform X2 translates to MDVNEFPPELAVPYEAFVCENAKAGQVIQVISARDQDLSPVGQTFSFRSPPEDIKNKNFTIQDFGNNTAGIVTRRAGFRRRAQESYQLPVVMEDNGYPVQSSTGTLSIRVCGCDADGSLLSCNVEAVFLPVGLSTGALVAILLCIVILLVIVVLYVGLRRQKKMETLMTSKEDIRDNVIHYDDEGGGEEDTQAFDMGALRNPKTMKEGPSRRDVRPESAPLPRPAPGSQDGADMCDFIHRRLRESDVDGLAPPYDSLATYAYEGNGSTAGSLSSIESLAGEAEEDYDYLREWGPRFKTLAGIFGEQDSQSELTDNKH, encoded by the exons ATGGATGTCAACGAGTTTCCACCAGAGCTGGCCGTGCCATACGAGGCCTTCGTTTGTGAGAACGCCAAGGCGGGACAG GTGATCCAGGTGATCAGTGCCAGGGACCAGGACCTGTCCCCTGTGGGCCAGACGTTTAGCTTCAGATCCCCCCCTGAGGACATCAAGAACAAGAACTTCACCATCCAGGACTTCGGAA ACAACACGGCGGGCATCGTGACCCGCAGGGCAGGCTTCCGTCGTCGCGCCCAGGAGTCCTACCAGCTGCCCGTGGTGATGGAGGACAACGGCTACCCGGTGCAGAGCAGCACCGGCACTCTCAGCATCCGCGTGTGCGGCTGCGACGCCGACGGCTCGCTGCTCTCCTGCAACGTGGAGGCCGTCTTCCTGCCTGTGGGGCTCAGCACGGGGGCTCTGGTGGCCATCCTCCTCTGCATCGTCATTCTGCTCG TGATCGTCGTCCTCTACGTGGGTCTGAGGAGGCAGAAGAAGATGGAGACCCTCATGACCTCCAAGGAGGATATCCGAGACAACGTGATCCACTACGACGACGAGGGCGGCGGTGAAGAGGACACACAGGCCTTCGACATGGGTGCCCTGAGGAACCCCAAGACAATGAAAGAGGGCCCCTCCCGCCGGGACGTCAGGCCCGAATCCGCCCCCCTCCCAAGGCCAGCCCCTGGTTCTCAGGACGGCGCTGACATGTGCGACTTCATTCACCGGCGACTACGGGAGAGCGATGTCGACGGATTGGCACCTCCATACGACTCGTTGGCCACATACGCCTACGAGGGTAACGGCTCCACCGCCGGCTCTCTCAGCTCCATCGAGTCGCTGGCGGGGGAGGCTGAGGAGGACTATGATTACCTCCGAGAGTGGGGGCCGCGCTTCAAGACTCTGGCGGGGATTTTTGGAGAGCAGGACTCCCAGTCAGAGTTAACGGACAACAAGCATTAA